CCAGACGATGCCTTTAAATTTGCTAATATGGGCAAGGTTTTCAAAGAACAAGTAGCAACTGGTAAAAAAACATATGCAGAGGTGATGCCAAATGGTTATAACAGGCCACTAAGCCCTACCGATAATTCTTGGAGCCCTACTGATACCAGCAAAGGCGGATACTGGGAAGGCGGAAAGCACTGGAGTGAAGTATTAAAAGACGACGCCAAAGGTTTCATAAACGAAGCTTCTACAAAAGACAATCCATTCTTTATGTACTTAGCTTTTAACGCTCCACACGACCCACGTCAGGCTCCGCAAGAGTTTTTAGATTTATATACCGTAGATGATATAGAAATACCTGAAAGTTTTCAGCCAGACTATCCATTACATGACGAGATTGGTGTAGGCCCAAAACTGAGAGATGAAGCTTTAGCACCTTTTCCTAGAACTGAGTTTGCTATAAAAACACACTTAAAAGAGTACTATGCCTTAATATCACATCTTGACCATCAGATAGGAGAAATAGTAAACGAATTAGAAGAAAAAGGTTTGATGGAGAACACTTATATTTTCCTTACTGCAGACCACGGTTTAGCAATGGGAAAACATGGTTTATTAGGAAAACAGAATATGTATGACCACAGTATGAGGGTTCCTTTATTGGTGGCAGGACCAGACCTACCAAAAGGTCAAACAAACAACGAGGACGTTTTCCTTCAAGATATTATGGCCACTAGTTTAGAATTAGCACAAGTAGAGAAACCTGCTTTTGTAGAATTTAACAGCTTATTATCTAAGGTTAAAAATCCTGAAGAAGCATCTAAACTAAATGGTGTTTATGGAGCCTACTTAGCCCGTCAAAGAATGATGAGAAAAGATGGCTACAAGTTAATAGTCTATCCCAAAGCCGACCAAACGTTACTATTTGACATGACGGAAGACCCATTAGAAATGAACAATCTATCTAATGACCCAGCTTTTCAAGATAAGAAACAAGAACTTCTTACTAGCCTAATTTCAAGACAAAAAGAGCTTAACGATGAACTTGATTTGAGTAGTTTTTTGAATTCCAACAGATAATAAAAGTTCTACCTATTTTTTGAACGCTGATTCGAAAAAAAAGAATTCATAAAAATAACAGAAGCCCTTAAGAACACCTTAAGGGCTTTCGTTTGGCTTATCACCTAAAGTTATTTTAAACCGTTTCTACTTGCTCCTCTTTCGGTCTAGTCCGCATTAAGCCCACCATCATAACCAAAGCTGTCAAAATAATCACCTGTATAACCAAAGAGTTGTTAACCAAGTCAATGGATTGACTAACAGGAATACTCAAAAATAAAAGGATTGTAATTAAACCTCGTGGAGCTAGGTACACAAGCGGACTGACTTGTAACCTGAATAGTTTCAAAAAAATCATTCTTAAAACAAACAGAGCTATTGTAATCAAGACAGCCCATAATATGGTATCCGGATTTAATATTTCTTCTATTTCAATAAGAAACCCAAACAACAGAAAGAATAAAGCCCTAATCAAAAATGCTATTTCTGTAGTCAACTCTTTGAACTTGTGTACCTCTTTATTGAAATTGATTGGATGAAACTGCTGAATAAATTTGTAGTGCCTTAGTTCATCTATATTTCCCATGAACAAGCCAAACAACAGGATAAATATGAGTGCTGGTAAATGAAATATTTTGGAAAAGGCATAAATGAGCGTTAGCAGAATAATTATAGGAATGAATTTTATGTGGTGCTTTATTTTATGTAAGAAAAAAGCAAGAGCTAAGGTGGCTATAAAGGACACAATAAGCATACATAATATTTCCGCAATGAAAAACAGAATAGACTCTGTATTGAAATAGTCATTTAGCGTTATGAAATTAAAAAAGATAACTCCAAATATATCTGACAAGCTACTCTCATAGGTAATAAATTCCTTGTCTTTTGCTAACAAATTAACTGCACTTGGAATAGCAATGGCACTACTTATCACCGCAAAAGGTATGGCGTTAGCTAAAGCAATTTTGAAAGAGACCTGTCCATAATACTGAAAGGCATAGGCAAGGCTAAAACTTAAAAGTATCAAAGGAATGAAAGCCAGAAGCGATGACTTTCTAATCACACGAAGTTTCGATTTATTGATTTCTAATTCTAAGGAACCTTCTAAAACAATCAAGATTAAACCTATCGTACCTAAAACAGGTAAAATTGGTTTAAGATCTGGAATATTTATTGAAAAAAAATCTCCAACCTGTTTGGTCAAAAAGCCCAAAACTAGAAGTAGAATCACTGACGGAATTCTAGTTTTGGCTGCAGTAATATCAAAAAGATATGCCATTAAGATCAGAATACTAATCGTAATAATTACAGTCATACAGAGAAAATTATATGGATAAAGGGTAAGGCCCCTAAATACTAAAAAACCTTATCGCTTACCTTGGGTTACTAAATTTAAATAATCCTATTAACAATAGTTTATAAAGAAAATGATAGTTGAATTAAGTTCATACTTATATCAGAAGCTTTTTTAAAAAAAAACTTCGTCTTGTTTTAATTTACTGTCCAATTTAAAGGGAAACCACCTCCCATATGAATGTCCAAGAAAAAGAATATTGACCTTTTAAGTAGCTTATTAAAAATAGTTAGAGCTTCTTTTACCGAGCCCGCTTTACCTAATATTTTCACGGGAAGTGTCACCCAAGCCAGCTGCTATTCCAAAGTTCTTATACAATGTGATCATCATAAATTAGCAGTGCTGAGTACGGTTTCGTGTCTTAAAGATACTTGTAATGAATAAATCTTAAACTTTGCTCAAAGTAGTAGAGTCCTGATAAGTTTTAAAAAACATCAGGTGGCCAAATATCATGGGCAGTGAAACATTAGGCGGATTAAAACCACCATTCCAATCCTTTTAAATAGTGTTCAAAAGACTATTTATAACTTCTTATAAAATGCTTACATGCACAGTGCATGACACCTTTTGATGGATTTAATCATAAGTTTGAACTAAGTTATTCCTTAATTTATGGAATAATTTAAAGTATGTACCCTAACAAAGATTCATCAAGAATGAGATTACTACTCTTAACCCTGTTTTGCTTTTCCTTATTCCCTTCACAAGCTCAAAATCAAAAACCAAACATCATCTTTATTTTAACCGATGATCAGCGGTTTGACGCCCTAGGTTATGCTGGAAATAAATTGATTTCTACGCCCGAAATGGACAAATTGGCCAAAGAGGGTACCTACTTTAAAAATGCTATGGTAACCACGCCTATTTGTGCAGCAAGTAGGGCAAGTATTCTTACAGGAATGTATGAGCGTAAGCACAATTTTAATTTCCAGACAGGCAACATTCGAGAATCATACATGGCGAGTTCTTATCCTACTATTTTAAAAGAAAATGGCTATAAGACAGGCTTTTATGGAAAATATGGTGTAAGGTACGATGGTTTAGAGAGCCAGTTTGATGAATATGAATCTTATGACAGAAATGGTGCTTACCCAGATAGGAGAGGTTACTATTATAAAACAATTGGAGAGGATACCGTACATCTTACGCGTTACACAGGACAGCAAGCTATTGATTTTATAGATAGAGCAGAAGCAGATAAGCCCTTCTGTCTTTCCTTAAGTTTCAGTGCTCCTCACGCCCACGACTCTGCCAAAGACCAATACTTCTGGCAAGAGGAATCAGATGCCTTACTTCAAGATACCGAAATTCCAGACCCAGAACTTGGTGAAGACAGCTTCTTTGAATCTCTACCTAAAATAGTGCGTGACGGTTTCAATAGATTACGCTGGACATGGCGGTATGACACTCCTGAGAAATACCAACATAGTGTAAAAGGCTACTATCGCATGATTTCTGGCATTGACCGAGAAATTGCTAAGATTCGTGAGGAACTCAAAAAGAAAGGCTTAGACCAAAATACGGTTATCATACTTATGGGTGATAATGGATACTTTTTGGGCGAGCGTCAACTGGCTGGAAAGTGGCTACTTTATGATAATTCTATTAGAGTGCCGCTAATTGTGTTTGACCCAAGAAGGGGAGAACAATATGACAGCGATGTAATGGCATTAAATGTTGATGTACCTTCTACCATTTTAGAGCTTGCAGGTCTCAAACAACCAGAAGGGTGGCAAGGGAAAAGTTTGATACCAGTTGTTGAAAATTCAGGCAAAGACTTTGGTCGAGATACCGTTTTGGTAGAGCATTTATGGGAGTTTGAAAACATTCCACCTAGCGAAGGTGTTAGAACCAAGGACTGGAAATATTTTAGGTATGTGAACGACCAGTCTATAGAAGAACTTTACAATCTCAAAGAAGACCCTAAAGAGATTAATAACCTGGCAAAGGATGCTCAGTATCAAGAAAAGTTAAAAGCATTTCGTCTTAAAACGAATAAACTTATTCTAGAACATTCTGATGAATATTCTGAGGGGCCAAGCCAATTGACAGTGGAGTGGATAAGAGATACTAAGGGCATAAAAATTATTGATAACAAACCAGAATTTGGCTGGGTAGTGCCAAAAGGTGCTGTTACGCAATCTGCTTATCAAATATTGGTGGCTACGTCAGAAAAAAATATAAACAATAACATCGGCGACATTTGGAACAGTCATCAAATAAGAACCAATAAATCCTATGACATTGAATATGCTGGTCAATCTTTGACCGCGGGTAAAACCTATTATTGGAAAGCTAGAATTTGGGACCAAGACAATCGACTATCCAGGTATTCTGAAAGCCAATCTTTTAGAATGGGTACAGCCCAAAAGACTATCACTACGCCTAATAGTTTTCAAATTGATAAAATCAAACCTTCCGTTTTCGAAAAACGTGACAAGGTCTATTTCATGGATTTCGGAAAAGCGGCTTTTGGTACCATAGATTTCACTTACAAAGCTAAAAAAGCTCATGTATTAACTTTTAGAATTGGTGAACAACTAGAGAGCGGAAACATTAATAGAACACCTTTTCCAAAAAGCCATATTCGATATCAAGAAATAAAAGTTCCGGTAAAACCTGGACAAACTAATTATCAACTTCAAGTCAAAGTAGACGAAAGAAATACTTTACCTGGAAAAGCCCTGCCACTTCCAAATGGCTTCCCTGTAATGATGCCTTTTAGATACGCTGAAGTGGAAGGTGCAAAGGAGCCAATTGTAGCCGACAACTTTACGCAATTAGCCTATCACAGCTATTGGGATGAATCTGCCAGTGCTTTTAAAAGTTCAAATGATATCTTAAATCAAGTTTGGGATATCTGTAAATACACCATTAAAGCCACCACTTTTAATGGGCTTTACGTAGATGGTGACCGTGAGCGAATTCCTTATGAGGCAGATGCTTATTTGAATCAATTAAGCCATTATACCACAGACCGCGAATATGCCATAGCGAGACAAACCATAGAGTATTTTATGGAGCATCCTACGTGGCCTACAGAGTGGCAACAGCATGTGGCACTTATGTTTTATGCCGATTATATGTACACTGGCAATACGGAGCTTATAGCGAAGTATTATGAGCAACTAAAGTTCAAAACACTTTATGACCTAGCTAACGAAGATGGTCTGATAACTTCTACCAAAATGACTCCCGAGTTAATGGCTAATCTTGGTTTCCCTAAGACCCTGAAAGAAACTTTTAGAGACATTGTAGATTGGCCTTCTGCTGGCTGGGGAGGTGACCCTGCTAATAAAGGCGAGCGTGATGCTTATGTGTTTAAAGACTACAATACAGTGGTGAACGCTTTTTACTATCAAAACATGAAAATCATGGCTGAGTTTGCTAATCTTTTGGGCAAAACTAAAGAGGCTAGTGACTTTGAATTACGAGCTCTAAAGGCGAAAAAAGCAGTGAACGAGCAGATGTTTGACGCGGAGCGTGGAGTGTATATAGATGGCATAGGAACAGACCATGCAGCATTACACGCAAACATGCTTCCTCTTGCCTTTAATATGGTTCCAGAAGAACATATTCAATCGGTGGTAGACCACATTAAATCTAGAGGAATGGCCTGCAGTGTTTATGGTTCTCAGTATTTGATGGATGCTCTTTATAACGCCGGAGCTAGCGATTATGCCTTAGAACTTTTGGTAGATACCAGTGACCGAAGTTGGTTTAATATGATTAGAGCTGGCTCTACCATGACCTTAGAAGCATGGGATTTGAAGTATAAAAATAACCTTGACTGGAATCATGCTTGGGGTGCAGTGCCTGCCAATGTAATTCCAAGAGGACTTTGGGGCATTCAACCTAAAACGCCTGGTTTTGGAGTTGCGGTCATTAAACCTCAAATGAGCAAATTGAAAAACAGTCAAATAGAAGTCCCTACAATTAATGGCACCATCAAAGGAAGTTATCAATTTAAGAGTAGCCGTTTACAAGTATTTGAAATAGAAATCCCAGCTAATATGGTAGCAGAGTTTGAGGTCGTTCCCGAACCAGGGAAAGAATTGATGCACAATGGCAAAAAAGTAAATGCAGCTTTCGGATCTGTGCGTCTAAACCCAGGCAAACATGAAATTAGATTAGTGGTCAATTCGTTTTGACCACTAGCTTCAAAAGTTTCGTATCGCAAGAGAAAAGAAATACAACTAAAGTAAAAAGGCCTCATAATCGAATGACTATGAGGCTTTTTTGTTCCGGCCTTGACTATCCTTTTAGTGTATTCCTATACAATTCATTAAATATTTACAGGCTGCTCGAGATTGGTTATTAATCAGTTGTTTTACAGGACAAAGAGTCTCTGACCTTTTAAAACTAACGAAGAAAAGTATCGAAAAAATGAAAGGTTATAAGGTTCTAAATTTAAGGCAGCAGAAAGGAGGTAGAGAGATAGTCCTACCTATTTTCCCTGAAGTTGAAGAAGTGCTAAAAAAAAGGGGAAAGGATTTTCCTAAAAGACTTTCAGACTAGATATACAATAAGCTAACCAAAGAGGTAGGTAGGTTTGGATGAAATGAAAGAGGACTCACTAAATAACCCTGAAACAAATAGAAAAACCGAAGGAATTTATCCTAAGTGGAAGCTGATTAGCACTCATATTGGAAGACGGTCTCTCGCGACAAATTTATATGGCAAATATGCCACACCACTAATAGTGGCAATGACTGGTCACGCTCGAGAAGTTACCTTTCTCCAATACATTGTCACAATGCACTTGCTCTTGCTGAATTTTGAGTGAGGTGCGAGTTTAATCTAGATGTAGAAAGCGTGAATAGGGCCTTGTTGACCAGAAGGGTTCAAACTTCTTCAACAACATAGGATAAAGTCTCGATCGTCCAGTTAATTAGGTAGTTGTTTTTTCCTGTTTTTAAACTGTCTGATTTTTAGGGAAGGCTACAGGAAAACCTCGTTTACGAATACCACGGATTTTAAGACTATTACACTTCCAAAGCATTTAATTCAAATCGCAAACGCTTACTTCAGAGGTTTTTATTTTTGGTCTACTATTGTTATGACCATTAATGATCAAATTTAATGCTCTTGGGGAGGGAGGATAACTAACACAAGCCAATTAAAAATCATACTCCAGAATGAAGTTTAATAAGTTATTCTTTGCAGCTTTCTAAATATAACTCCAAGTCAGATTTCTTGAACAGTACTCTATTTTCGGAAGGCTTGTAAGAAGGAAAACTTGAGCGAATTTTAGCAAACGTAGGTTTGGAAACTTTCAAAAAAGGCTACGGCTTCAGTATAGTTTAGGTATTCGTCTGGCTTACTAACTTCATTTATACCTGACTAAGAATTTAAAGCATCACTTAAAGCTTCTGCTATTAAGACTTTGGGTTGCGTTTCACTAATAACCACTAAACTGTTTTCCATCTTTATTTAATTTCGATGGCTCAATTACCCCAGATGTATTTTGGCGAATGTGACAAATGAAACAATTACGCATTAAAAGGTATTTTTGGAACACAGTTTTAAGATTCTGGTTTGCTTTTGAGGACATCAAATCTAGTTCCAACTTGAAAATCTCTCATTGCCATCCTTCATAATAGTTTCAATTCATATTATGAAGAATCTCATTCAAGAACATGTACA
This sequence is a window from Arcticibacterium luteifluviistationis. Protein-coding genes within it:
- a CDS encoding sulfatase-like hydrolase/transferase: MQKIAIILCLLACFSCSKKEKDKPNIVFIFTDDQTFDAVNGLGNKQVITPNLDKLFQSGTTFSHAYNMGSWSGAVCTASRSMIISGMSVWNANKNRENWHQKDSASIAQTWPKLMESAGYDTYMTGKWHVDVPAESIFQKTVHVRPGMPDDAFKFANMGKVFKEQVATGKKTYAEVMPNGYNRPLSPTDNSWSPTDTSKGGYWEGGKHWSEVLKDDAKGFINEASTKDNPFFMYLAFNAPHDPRQAPQEFLDLYTVDDIEIPESFQPDYPLHDEIGVGPKLRDEALAPFPRTEFAIKTHLKEYYALISHLDHQIGEIVNELEEKGLMENTYIFLTADHGLAMGKHGLLGKQNMYDHSMRVPLLVAGPDLPKGQTNNEDVFLQDIMATSLELAQVEKPAFVEFNSLLSKVKNPEEASKLNGVYGAYLARQRMMRKDGYKLIVYPKADQTLLFDMTEDPLEMNNLSNDPAFQDKKQELLTSLISRQKELNDELDLSSFLNSNR
- a CDS encoding cation:proton antiporter domain-containing protein; protein product: MAYLFDITAAKTRIPSVILLLVLGFLTKQVGDFFSINIPDLKPILPVLGTIGLILIVLEGSLELEINKSKLRVIRKSSLLAFIPLILLSFSLAYAFQYYGQVSFKIALANAIPFAVISSAIAIPSAVNLLAKDKEFITYESSLSDIFGVIFFNFITLNDYFNTESILFFIAEILCMLIVSFIATLALAFFLHKIKHHIKFIPIIILLTLIYAFSKIFHLPALIFILLFGLFMGNIDELRHYKFIQQFHPINFNKEVHKFKELTTEIAFLIRALFFLLFGFLIEIEEILNPDTILWAVLITIALFVLRMIFLKLFRLQVSPLVYLAPRGLITILLFLSIPVSQSIDLVNNSLVIQVIILTALVMMVGLMRTRPKEEQVETV
- a CDS encoding family 78 glycoside hydrolase catalytic domain, translating into MRLLLLTLFCFSLFPSQAQNQKPNIIFILTDDQRFDALGYAGNKLISTPEMDKLAKEGTYFKNAMVTTPICAASRASILTGMYERKHNFNFQTGNIRESYMASSYPTILKENGYKTGFYGKYGVRYDGLESQFDEYESYDRNGAYPDRRGYYYKTIGEDTVHLTRYTGQQAIDFIDRAEADKPFCLSLSFSAPHAHDSAKDQYFWQEESDALLQDTEIPDPELGEDSFFESLPKIVRDGFNRLRWTWRYDTPEKYQHSVKGYYRMISGIDREIAKIREELKKKGLDQNTVIILMGDNGYFLGERQLAGKWLLYDNSIRVPLIVFDPRRGEQYDSDVMALNVDVPSTILELAGLKQPEGWQGKSLIPVVENSGKDFGRDTVLVEHLWEFENIPPSEGVRTKDWKYFRYVNDQSIEELYNLKEDPKEINNLAKDAQYQEKLKAFRLKTNKLILEHSDEYSEGPSQLTVEWIRDTKGIKIIDNKPEFGWVVPKGAVTQSAYQILVATSEKNINNNIGDIWNSHQIRTNKSYDIEYAGQSLTAGKTYYWKARIWDQDNRLSRYSESQSFRMGTAQKTITTPNSFQIDKIKPSVFEKRDKVYFMDFGKAAFGTIDFTYKAKKAHVLTFRIGEQLESGNINRTPFPKSHIRYQEIKVPVKPGQTNYQLQVKVDERNTLPGKALPLPNGFPVMMPFRYAEVEGAKEPIVADNFTQLAYHSYWDESASAFKSSNDILNQVWDICKYTIKATTFNGLYVDGDRERIPYEADAYLNQLSHYTTDREYAIARQTIEYFMEHPTWPTEWQQHVALMFYADYMYTGNTELIAKYYEQLKFKTLYDLANEDGLITSTKMTPELMANLGFPKTLKETFRDIVDWPSAGWGGDPANKGERDAYVFKDYNTVVNAFYYQNMKIMAEFANLLGKTKEASDFELRALKAKKAVNEQMFDAERGVYIDGIGTDHAALHANMLPLAFNMVPEEHIQSVVDHIKSRGMACSVYGSQYLMDALYNAGASDYALELLVDTSDRSWFNMIRAGSTMTLEAWDLKYKNNLDWNHAWGAVPANVIPRGLWGIQPKTPGFGVAVIKPQMSKLKNSQIEVPTINGTIKGSYQFKSSRLQVFEIEIPANMVAEFEVVPEPGKELMHNGKKVNAAFGSVRLNPGKHEIRLVVNSF